A single genomic interval of Campylobacter concisus harbors:
- a CDS encoding S24 family peptidase, protein MDKIDTILGRIYKKLDIKNDADFCKRYDIRPNTLSNWKSRNTIALEKILDIARKEKISIDYILLGKDNEKNTHNVNNDGYHIRVLSHNVSAGTSSDIDGIDVFDTKQKIFIPRDLFKFPVKEDKLRMTQVVGDSMLPKLHPGDWVILDITENFVGDGLYVINYNNILMVKMLQVGQNGNMCIRSLNPEYSSYELKSDTQEIFYVLGRVIKSIT, encoded by the coding sequence ATGGATAAGATAGATACTATTTTGGGAAGAATTTACAAAAAGCTAGACATTAAAAACGATGCTGATTTTTGTAAAAGATATGACATAAGGCCAAATACATTAAGCAATTGGAAAAGTAGAAATACTATTGCTCTTGAGAAAATACTTGATATAGCCAGAAAAGAAAAAATATCTATAGATTATATTTTGCTAGGCAAGGATAATGAAAAAAATACACATAACGTGAATAATGATGGGTATCATATTAGGGTTTTAAGCCACAATGTAAGTGCTGGAACGTCTTCAGACATAGATGGTATTGATGTTTTCGATACAAAGCAAAAAATTTTTATCCCAAGGGATCTCTTTAAATTTCCAGTTAAAGAGGATAAGCTTAGGATGACACAAGTTGTTGGCGATAGCATGTTGCCAAAATTGCACCCTGGCGACTGGGTGATACTTGATATTACCGAAAATTTTGTGGGCGATGGACTCTATGTCATCAACTATAACAATATTTTAATGGTAAAAATGCTTCAAGTGGGTCAAAATGGCAATATGTGTATAAGAAGTCTAAACCCAGAGTATAGTAGCTACGAGCTCAAAAGTGATACACAAGAAATTTTTTATGTGCTAGGTCGTGTAATCAAGAGTATAACATAA
- a CDS encoding ComEA family DNA-binding protein, with the protein MRIKILLCLVVASIVYGANLNTASKNELMELGLSKGQALNIIKYRKAHKFKSIDELERVQGIGFNDMQKVKEKLSIKENAKVKKTEAKNSKGKKK; encoded by the coding sequence ATGAGGATTAAAATTTTACTTTGTTTAGTAGTCGCAAGCATTGTATATGGCGCCAACCTAAATACAGCCAGTAAAAACGAGCTAATGGAGCTTGGGCTAAGTAAAGGCCAGGCGTTAAATATTATAAAATACAGAAAAGCCCATAAATTTAAAAGTATCGATGAGCTTGAAAGAGTCCAAGGTATTGGCTTTAACGATATGCAAAAAGTTAAAGAAAAACTTAGCATAAAAGAGAATGCGAAAGTCAAAAAAACTGAAGCAAAAAACTCCAAAGGCAAGAAAAAATAA
- a CDS encoding 3-isopropylmalate dehydratase, translating to MSHYDIAFIKFDQVVLFLHVCFVALFVGLQAGLVLVGSYFIKNKFEDKERYHILLHIIRRFGIAIFILILFVIATSVVIIFGFYDANLTNPMASAMVATKCAIELFLLLNLSYIFYRYKKALKALRSHEMIELNESLIVIIYYFTPLNLLASLAAIYLGISYKVFL from the coding sequence ATGAGTCATTACGATATAGCTTTTATAAAATTTGACCAAGTAGTACTATTTTTGCATGTATGCTTTGTAGCTCTTTTTGTGGGGCTACAAGCCGGTCTTGTGCTTGTTGGAAGTTACTTTATAAAAAATAAATTTGAAGACAAGGAACGCTATCACATCTTACTTCACATTATAAGACGCTTTGGCATTGCGATTTTCATACTAATCCTTTTCGTGATAGCGACAAGTGTGGTTATAATTTTTGGATTTTATGATGCAAATTTGACAAATCCTATGGCAAGTGCAATGGTAGCAACAAAATGCGCAATAGAACTATTTTTGCTATTAAATTTAAGCTATATATTTTATAGATACAAAAAGGCCTTAAAAGCACTAAGATCGCATGAAATGATCGAGCTAAACGAAAGTTTGATCGTTATAATTTATTACTTCACACCGCTAAATTTATTAGCTTCACTAGCAGCCATTTATCTTGGCATAAGCTATAAGGTATTTTTATGA
- a CDS encoding transglycosylase domain-containing protein gives MKYILAFIFIVAISLGGAFLYFYSQVRFDAYAIIDYKPKLTTQIFDRNNELIANIFEENRIYVKYNDIPPRVIEALVAIEDTSYFEHGGINVEAMARAAIKDIKARKLVEGASTLTQQLIKNLALSREKKFTRKIKEIVLAMKLESELSKEDIIERYLNHVYFGHGYYGIKTAAEGYFRKELNELSIKEVAMLVGLPKAPSTYDPTKHLDLSLSRANRVLERMYSIGWINEDEYRKGVLEEPAVFDDTLTRNKAPYVVDEIIKEASKKFDDIKTGGYKIQSTVDLNVQKIAQEALVYGYNEILKRDKKANAEILNGAIVVTHPQSGQILALIGGIDYAKSSYNRATQSKRQPGSSFKPFIYQIALDSGYSVVSQVADIARTFDMGNGKEWTPKNYSGGFQGYITIKSAITQSRNLATINLLNDLGLSSVRKQLTDMGFNDIPENLSIALGSFGISPLDFAKFYSMFPNEGEMVEPTLIRHIENSFGASMDYEPQRKQVLKPEQAFLMTTLLQNVVNNGTGRNAKINGIQIAGKTGTTNNNIDAWFCGYSPDIEAIIWYGNDDNSPMKKIEGGGRTAAPVFKKFMEGYIKLYPTLRRVFEQPDGVYKGYYGGSDEYYTNDSPLPQNIPANDIIQDQENDGLLF, from the coding sequence ATGAAATATATCTTGGCATTTATCTTTATAGTTGCCATTTCGCTTGGCGGAGCATTTTTATATTTTTATTCGCAAGTTAGATTTGATGCTTACGCTATTATTGATTATAAACCAAAGCTTACAACTCAAATTTTTGATAGAAACAACGAACTCATCGCAAATATCTTTGAAGAAAATAGAATTTACGTAAAATATAACGACATCCCACCGCGTGTCATAGAAGCACTCGTGGCTATCGAGGATACGAGCTACTTTGAGCATGGTGGCATAAACGTAGAAGCCATGGCAAGGGCTGCCATAAAAGATATTAAAGCTAGAAAGCTAGTAGAGGGAGCTTCAACACTAACACAACAGCTCATTAAAAATTTGGCTCTAAGCCGTGAGAAGAAATTTACAAGAAAGATAAAAGAAATCGTGCTTGCCATGAAGCTTGAAAGCGAGCTTAGCAAAGAAGATATCATCGAAAGATACCTAAATCACGTCTATTTTGGGCATGGCTACTACGGCATAAAAACAGCAGCTGAGGGATATTTTAGAAAAGAGCTAAATGAGCTAAGCATAAAAGAGGTTGCCATGCTAGTTGGCTTGCCAAAAGCGCCAAGCACCTATGATCCTACAAAGCACCTTGACCTATCACTTAGCCGTGCAAATAGAGTGCTTGAGAGAATGTATAGCATCGGCTGGATAAACGAGGACGAGTACCGTAAAGGCGTGCTTGAAGAGCCAGCAGTCTTTGACGATACTCTCACAAGAAACAAAGCCCCTTACGTAGTCGATGAGATAATAAAAGAGGCTTCAAAGAAATTTGACGATATAAAAACTGGCGGCTATAAGATACAAAGCACAGTTGATCTAAACGTTCAAAAGATCGCTCAAGAAGCTCTAGTCTATGGCTACAATGAAATTTTAAAGCGCGATAAAAAAGCAAATGCAGAAATCCTAAATGGAGCTATAGTAGTCACTCATCCACAAAGCGGTCAAATTTTGGCACTAATTGGCGGTATCGACTACGCAAAAAGCAGCTATAACCGCGCCACTCAAAGCAAGCGCCAGCCAGGATCTAGCTTTAAGCCATTTATCTATCAAATAGCACTTGATAGTGGCTACTCAGTCGTTTCTCAAGTGGCTGATATCGCCAGGACATTTGACATGGGCAATGGCAAAGAGTGGACGCCAAAGAACTATAGCGGCGGTTTTCAAGGATATATCACTATAAAATCAGCCATAACCCAGTCGCGTAACCTCGCAACCATAAATTTGCTAAACGATCTTGGTCTTAGCTCAGTTAGAAAACAGCTTACGGATATGGGCTTTAACGATATCCCAGAAAATTTATCTATCGCACTTGGAAGTTTTGGGATTTCACCACTTGATTTTGCGAAATTTTACTCGATGTTCCCAAATGAGGGCGAGATGGTTGAGCCAACACTTATTAGGCATATAGAAAATAGCTTTGGGGCTTCGATGGACTATGAACCACAAAGAAAACAGGTACTAAAACCAGAACAAGCATTTTTGATGACGACACTTCTTCAAAATGTCGTAAATAACGGCACTGGACGCAACGCTAAAATAAACGGTATCCAAATAGCAGGCAAAACCGGCACAACAAACAATAACATCGATGCTTGGTTTTGTGGCTACTCGCCTGATATCGAAGCGATAATCTGGTACGGAAATGACGACAACAGCCCTATGAAAAAGATTGAGGGTGGTGGTAGAACAGCCGCACCTGTGTTTAAGAAATTTATGGAAGGCTACATTAAGCTTTATCCTACTTTAAGACGTGTATTTGAGCAGCCAGATGGTGTTTATAAAGGCTATTATGGAGGCAGTGACGAATACTACACAAACGACTCGCCACTACCTCAAAATATACCGGCAAATGACATCATACAAGATCAAGAAAACGATGGATTATTATTTTAG
- the maf gene encoding septum formation inhibitor Maf: MIILASSSPTRANLLKDAGINFTQISFQFDESKIEKNVKPEIYVQNVVKAKKEQFLKENIGLKNLLFADSCVACGDKILGKAKDEKEVIAMLNLQSGNECSVYTAMIFLGEFELINVSRTTYKFKKFDEHDLNEYIKNNEWQGKAGAMTIENFNKKYIISQHGETSTAMGLNLKILKAFL; encoded by the coding sequence ATGATAATACTCGCTTCAAGCTCACCAACAAGGGCAAATTTATTAAAAGATGCTGGCATAAATTTCACTCAAATTTCTTTCCAGTTTGACGAGAGCAAGATAGAAAAAAATGTAAAGCCTGAAATTTATGTCCAAAACGTCGTAAAAGCTAAAAAAGAACAATTTTTAAAAGAAAATATAGGTCTTAAAAATTTACTCTTTGCGGATAGCTGTGTAGCGTGTGGAGATAAAATTTTAGGTAAAGCAAAGGATGAAAAAGAAGTGATTGCCATGCTAAATTTACAAAGTGGCAACGAATGCAGCGTCTATACGGCGATGATATTTTTAGGCGAATTTGAGCTTATAAACGTAAGTAGGACTACATATAAATTTAAAAAATTTGACGAGCATGACCTTAATGAATACATAAAAAATAATGAGTGGCAAGGCAAGGCTGGAGCCATGACGATAGAAAATTTTAATAAAAAATATATCATCTCCCAACACGGCGAAACTAGCACGGCCATGGGGCTAAATTTAAAAATATTAAAGGCATTTTTATGA
- the alaS gene encoding alanine--tRNA ligase encodes MQNLDIRKAYLDFFKSKGHEVVASAPLVPNDATLLFTNAGMVPFKSIFTGEVPRPTPPIRTSCQTCIRAGGKHNDLDNVGYTARHHTFFEMLGNFSFGEYFKKEAIAYAWEFVTEVLKLPKDKLYVTVHESDDEAFEIWSTHIAKERIYRFGDHDNFWQMGDTGPCGPCSEIFYDQGAEHFNTPEDYMGGDGDRFLEIWNLVFMQYERSADGKLSPLPKPSIDTGMGLERVTAILQGKFSNYDSTLFMPLISEVAKLCGKPYVYESGASYRVISDHIRSVTFLLAQGTTFDKEGRGYVLRRILRRAIRHGYLLGIKEPFMYKLVDKVCELMGEHYTYLNEKKAAVKEQIKLEEERFLATIASGLELFESELKNTKEIFSGEAAFKLYDTFGFPLDLTADMLREKGLKVDEARFDELMSEQKARAKAAWKGSGDKSAKGDFKELLEKFGENKFIGYEELKSKSKILALLDEEFKNVDSLDAGKEGWVMFDVTPFYAQSGGQCGDSGKIVGKANVLDTQKFHGLNLSLVKTSAALKVGDEVELEVGSDRAQIARHHSATHLLHAALRNVLGTHIAQAGSNVEADRLRFDFSHPKALTSEEISKVENLVNEWILNGANSKTELMKLEDAKNSGAIALFNEKYADDVRVVSFGDVSKELCGGTHVKNIDEIGSFFITKESGVSAGVRRIEAVCSRAALNLARSFRAEIDELKDELKSTEPLNAVKKLKNELRVLKDKLKNAKNSHELVYLDINKTKLCVTSVDGGDIKTLIDEFKNEHESAAILLIQTDEEGKISLAAGVKNAPLKAGAWVKFAAQILGGNGGGKDDFATAGGKDASMIEDAIKDSLEYARQALEK; translated from the coding sequence ATGCAAAATTTAGATATAAGAAAGGCATATCTTGATTTTTTTAAATCAAAAGGTCACGAAGTAGTAGCTTCTGCGCCACTCGTGCCAAACGATGCAACACTACTTTTCACAAATGCTGGCATGGTGCCATTTAAGAGCATTTTCACAGGCGAAGTGCCACGCCCAACACCACCTATTCGCACTAGCTGTCAGACCTGCATAAGAGCTGGTGGCAAGCACAATGACCTTGATAATGTTGGCTACACAGCACGCCACCACACATTTTTTGAGATGCTTGGCAACTTTAGCTTTGGCGAATACTTCAAAAAAGAGGCGATCGCTTATGCGTGGGAATTTGTCACAGAGGTGCTAAAACTACCAAAAGATAAGCTTTATGTAACCGTTCACGAAAGTGATGATGAAGCATTTGAAATTTGGAGCACTCACATCGCAAAAGAGAGAATTTACCGCTTTGGCGATCACGATAACTTCTGGCAGATGGGTGATACTGGACCATGCGGCCCTTGCAGCGAAATTTTTTACGATCAAGGGGCTGAACACTTCAATACGCCTGAAGATTACATGGGCGGCGACGGTGATAGATTTTTAGAGATTTGGAATCTTGTTTTCATGCAGTATGAAAGAAGCGCCGATGGCAAACTAAGCCCACTACCAAAGCCAAGCATTGACACTGGCATGGGACTTGAGCGCGTTACTGCTATCTTACAAGGTAAATTTAGCAACTACGATAGCACACTTTTTATGCCACTAATTAGCGAAGTAGCAAAGCTTTGTGGCAAGCCATACGTCTATGAAAGTGGTGCTAGCTACCGCGTCATAAGCGATCACATCCGCTCAGTCACATTTTTGCTAGCTCAAGGTACGACATTTGATAAAGAAGGCCGTGGCTACGTGCTTCGCCGCATATTACGTCGTGCGATCCGCCATGGATACTTGCTAGGCATAAAAGAGCCATTTATGTATAAGCTTGTCGATAAAGTTTGCGAGCTTATGGGCGAGCACTACACCTATTTAAATGAGAAAAAAGCGGCTGTAAAAGAGCAGATCAAGCTTGAAGAAGAGAGATTTTTGGCGACAATCGCTAGTGGCTTGGAGCTATTTGAGAGCGAGCTTAAAAATACAAAAGAAATTTTTAGCGGAGAGGCTGCGTTTAAGCTTTATGACACATTTGGCTTCCCACTTGACCTAACAGCTGATATGCTTAGAGAAAAAGGCTTAAAAGTCGATGAGGCAAGGTTTGATGAGCTTATGAGCGAGCAAAAAGCACGTGCAAAAGCTGCTTGGAAAGGCAGTGGCGATAAGAGCGCAAAGGGCGACTTTAAAGAGCTACTTGAAAAATTTGGTGAGAATAAATTTATAGGCTACGAAGAGCTTAAGAGCAAAAGCAAAATTTTAGCCCTGCTTGATGAAGAATTTAAAAATGTAGATAGTCTAGACGCTGGTAAAGAGGGCTGGGTGATGTTTGATGTCACTCCATTTTACGCTCAAAGTGGCGGTCAGTGCGGCGATAGCGGTAAGATAGTGGGTAAAGCAAATGTGCTTGATACGCAAAAATTTCATGGGCTAAATTTATCTTTAGTAAAAACTAGCGCGGCGCTAAAAGTTGGCGATGAGGTAGAGCTTGAAGTTGGCAGCGATAGAGCCCAGATCGCGCGACATCACAGCGCCACACACTTACTTCACGCAGCCCTTAGAAACGTGCTTGGCACGCATATCGCTCAAGCTGGCTCAAATGTCGAGGCAGATAGGCTAAGGTTTGACTTCTCACATCCAAAGGCACTTACTAGCGAAGAAATTTCAAAGGTCGAAAACCTTGTAAATGAGTGGATACTAAATGGCGCTAACTCAAAAACAGAACTTATGAAGCTTGAAGATGCTAAAAATAGTGGAGCTATCGCACTATTTAATGAAAAATACGCTGATGATGTAAGAGTCGTTAGCTTTGGCGACGTCAGCAAAGAGCTTTGCGGTGGCACACACGTAAAAAATATAGATGAGATAGGATCATTTTTCATCACAAAAGAGAGTGGCGTAAGTGCTGGCGTTAGGCGTATCGAGGCTGTTTGCTCAAGGGCTGCGCTAAATTTAGCAAGATCATTTAGAGCTGAGATTGATGAGCTAAAAGATGAGCTAAAAAGTACCGAGCCACTAAATGCGGTCAAAAAGCTAAAAAATGAATTAAGAGTTTTAAAAGATAAACTAAAAAATGCTAAAAATTCTCATGAGCTAGTCTATTTAGATATAAATAAAACCAAACTTTGCGTCACAAGCGTAGATGGTGGAGATATAAAAACCTTGATAGATGAGTTTAAAAATGAGCATGAAAGTGCTGCTATTTTACTGATCCAAACAGATGAAGAGGGTAAAATTTCTCTTGCAGCTGGCGTTAAAAATGCTCCTTTAAAAGCAGGTGCTTGGGTAAAATTTGCAGCGCAAATCCTAGGTGGCAATGGCGGTGGCAAAGATGACTTTGCAACAGCCGGTGGCAAAGATGCATCAATGATAGAAGATGCGATAAAAGACTCACTTGAGTACGCAAGGCAAGCTTTAGAAAAATGA